The genomic interval GCTGCCCGACGTGGTGCTGCTCGACTGGATGCTGCCGGGCATGAGCGGCCTGCAACTGGCACGCCGCTGGCGTGCCGACGGCCGCAGCAAGGCCGTGCCCATCCTGATGCTCACCGCCCGCGGCGACGAGCCCGACAAGGTGCAAGGCCTGGACGCGGGCGCGGACGACTACATCACCAAACCTTTTTCGCCGCAGGAACTGCTCGCGCGCATCCGCGCCGTGCTGCGCCGCCGCGCGCCCGAGCAGGCGGGCAACAGCGTCAGCATCGGCGCGCTGGTGCTGGACGCGGGAGCGCACCGCGTCAGCTACGAGGGAGAGGAAATCAAGCTCGGCCCGACGGAATTCCGTCTGCTGCACTACCTCATGCAACACAGCGAGCGCGTGCACAGCCGCGCCCAGTTGCTCGACAGGGTCTGGGGCGACCATGTCTTCATCGAAGAGCGCACCGTCGATGTCCATATCAAACGCCTGCGCACGGCGCTGGGCACGGCGGGCGGCCTGATCGAAACCGTGCGCGGCAGCGGCTACCGCATGAGCCGCAACGCCAAGCCCGCCGGCTGAACCCGGCACGGACGGGATTCCATGGCTGGCCGCTTCATTCTTCTGCTGATCGGACAGGCGCTGGCCGTCGGCTGGGCGGCCTGGAGCGGCGACGTCTGGCCCGCCCTGGCGATCGCCTTGCTGCTGCCCTGGCCGGTTCTGCTGTGGGACGACTGGCAGGCCAGGCGCGTGCTGCGCTGGCTGCGACAGGAAGCGCAGGCCGCCGCTGTGCCGCACGCCCGGGGACGGTGGGCGGAAGTAACGGCCAGGGTGAGTCGCCTGCTGCGCGCCGGCGAACGGCGCGAAGCCGCCAGCGATGCCCGCCTGAAGGAAACCCTCTCCGCCCTGCAGGCTTCGCCGAATGGCGTGATCCTGCTCGATGCCCAGGGCCATATCGAATGGTGCAATTTCATGGCCGAGCAGCATTTCGGCCTGGAACGCGCGCGCGATACCGCCCAGGCCATCGGCAATCTGCTGCGCGCGCCGGAATTCACCGCCTACTGGGCGGCGGGCGATTTCTCGCGCGACGTCATCCTGCCCGGGCGCGGGCACAGCCACGCCCGCCCCGTGCGCATTGCCGCTCAGATCTTTCCTTACGGCGACGGCAGGCATCTGCTGCTCTCGCGCGACATCACCGCGCTGGAGCAAGCCGAAGCGATGCGGCGCGACTTCGTCGCCAACGTTTCGCACGAAATCCGCACCCCGCTCACCGTGCTGGTGGGTTTCGTCGAAACCCTGCAGACCCTGCCGCTGGATGAAACCGAACGCGCACGCTATCTGGCGCTGATGGCGCAGCAGGGTGCGCGCATGCAAAACCTGGTGGAGGATCTGCTCAGTCTCTCGCGCCTGGAAGGCAGTCCGCCGCCCGGCCTGGAAGAGTGGACGCCCGCGCAACTGCTCCTGGCGCATTGCGAACAGGAAGCCCGGGCGCTGTCTGCCCGGATCCTGCCGGCGGATGCCGCGCCGCACAGCTTCCACTTCCCGGATGCGGACAGCCTGCAAGCAG from Sterolibacterium denitrificans carries:
- the phoB gene encoding phosphate regulon transcriptional regulator PhoB; the protein is MRKLPRVLIVEDEAAIAELIAVNLRHNGFEPVWVEDGAAAQRSMDAVLPDVVLLDWMLPGMSGLQLARRWRADGRSKAVPILMLTARGDEPDKVQGLDAGADDYITKPFSPQELLARIRAVLRRRAPEQAGNSVSIGALVLDAGAHRVSYEGEEIKLGPTEFRLLHYLMQHSERVHSRAQLLDRVWGDHVFIEERTVDVHIKRLRTALGTAGGLIETVRGSGYRMSRNAKPAG